A genomic stretch from Engraulis encrasicolus isolate BLACKSEA-1 chromosome 12, IST_EnEncr_1.0, whole genome shotgun sequence includes:
- the LOC134460226 gene encoding uncharacterized protein LOC134460226 — MNFGNNCFNYIREAFPQHQGVQQIFTNLAESTSLHGLAPTTGSGTITQPGVWPEYHGYQPQQHSGLLGSATALPQRLPVPEIQVLHPIHPQGFHGGVTFQGRAVPFDHQLQGSMVLVDALGHQQGTPVASHPQLQASLETMDRTDLHYSASMTFTAPQMQAPVMRVVANGQQLGASGLFFTPQPQALLHDAPVPVYSAGLQHANAVALNSQVAPFVAVNTTHLQHVAPMPQESSASMQVACNPQLPMIEVLTAGPSSANLTRPAPVVKPPSQQCQQDSKASYSNMHKCTTASSRPVATKTTVADKPKKTWNEDLQAMLECPVPSSTCSQESLVAKKESKKRRAEGAKQKDKGPSTNTQAPNTALTKITKDQTPKKARSEINKDQEAKTSPTGVGKANTVLPKESKEAEKNKDKKRKHQPDTDEINKRKEKRCKKAKQDDVSQTSQSDRRASTSSRTKQLSNIPFARRFKVPKEPNHSAPVRSINAGKVPPPAPSQQRKPTQLLYDASFIEACTPLRPQQRPRHHGQRHQSRSQLSHPQHAASSASTSRTCGHVKTTV, encoded by the exons atgaattttggaaataattgCTTTAATTATATCCGGGAGGCCTTCCCCCAACATCAAG GTGTACAGCAAATCTTCACCAACCTGGCAGAGAGCACTTCTCTCCATGGCTTGG CCCCTACCACTGGTTCTGGGACAATCACCCAGCCAGGAGTTTGGCCTGAGTACCATGGATATCAGCCCCAGCAACACTCTGGGCTACTGGGCAGTGCCACTGCTCTGCCTCAACGCCTGCCTGTACCTGAGATCCAGGTCCTCCATCCCATCCACCCTCAGGGATTCCATGGGGGAGTGACCTTCCAGGGAAGAGCTGTACCCTTTGATCACCAGCTGCAAGGCTCCATGGTGCTTGTGGATGCTCTGGGTCACCAGCAGGGTACCCCTGTGGCCTCCCACCCACAGCTGCAAGCGTCCCTTGAGACTATGGATCGTACAGACCTACACTACAGTGCCTCTATGACCTTCACAGCTCCACAAATGCAAGCTCCCGTCATGCGGGTGGTTGCCAATGGACAGCAGCTTGGCGCCTCTGGGCTTTTCTTCACCCCACAACCTCAGGCCCTACTGCACGATGCCCCTGTGCCAGTGTATTCAGCAGGCCTGCAGCATGCCAATGCTGTTGCTTTGAATTCTCAAGTGGCACCTTTCGTGGCAGTAAATACCACGCACCTTCAGCATGTGGCTCCCATGCCCCAAGAGTCAAGCGCCTCAATGCAGGTTGCCTGCAACCCACAGCTGCCGATGATTGAAGTGCTGACTGCTGGACCTAGCAGCGCCAACCTGACCAGGCCTGCACCGGTGGTGAAGCCTCCATCTCAGCAGTGCCAGCAGGATTCCAAGGCTTCCTACTccaacatgcacaaatgcacaactGCTTCCTCAAGGCCAGTGGCAACTAAAACCACTGTAGCTGACAAGCCCAAGAAGACCTGGAATGAAGACCTGCAAGCCATGCTTGAGTGCCCTGTGCCCAGCAGCACCTGCTCACAGGAGAGCCTGGTGGCTAagaaagaatcaaagaaaaggcgGGCAGAAGGTGCCAAGCAGAAGGACAAGGGTCCCTCCACCAACACCCAGGCACCAAATACAGCCCTCACCAAGATCACCAAAGACCAGACACCTAAAAAGGCCAGATCTGAGATCAACAAAGATCAGGAAGCTAAGACATCCCCCACCGGGGTGGGCAAGGCCAACACTGTCCTGCCCAAGGAGTCCAAGGAGGCTGAGAAGAACAaggacaagaaaagaaagcatCAACCTGACACAGATGAGATTAACAAGAGGAAGGAGAAACGCTGTAAGAAAGCAAAGCAGGATGATGTTTCCCAAACATCTCAGTCTGATCGCCGTGCGTCAACAAGTTCCAGGACAAAGCAGCTGTCAAACATCCCCTTCGCTAGACGTTTCAAAGTTCCCAAGGAGCCAAATCACAGTGCACCTGTGCGCAGTATAAATGCTGGAAAGGTGCCCCCCCCTGCACCCAGCCAGCAGCGCAAGCCTACCCAGCTTCTGTATGACGCGAGTTTCATTGAGGCCTGTACACCTCTGCGCCCTCAACAGCGTCCCCGTCACCACGGTCAGCGCCACCAGAGTCGTTCACAGCTGAGCCACCCACAGCACGCTGCCAGCAGCGCCAGCACCAGCCGTACGTGTGGCCATGTGAAGACAACTGTGTGA